In a single window of the Arachis hypogaea cultivar Tifrunner chromosome 6, arahy.Tifrunner.gnm2.J5K5, whole genome shotgun sequence genome:
- the LOC140173360 gene encoding uncharacterized protein yields the protein MEAEREATLSDRQVNENTQVNLEETEMEYEADSQEPPTPGVPVAPGASAAPSSSAAPSASYIERNKRKRGSKSEEVIDIVVESMRDMKGAYQEHTAVLVDMVSCFKHEKEGAERRMKLMALLRDVPGLSGDDRMKAGLSILKDNSLIDMVFQLQPGKLLPFLKKLL from the exons ATGGAGGCTGAGCGCGAAGCAACCTTGAGTGATCGGCAAGTGAATGAAAACACCCAAGTAAATTTGGAAGAGACCGAAATGGAATATGAAGCTGATTCTCAA GAGCCTCCAACTCCTGGTGTTCCTGTTGCTCCCGGTGCTTCTGCTGCTCCTAGTTCTTCTGCTGCTCCTAGTGCTTCatatatagaaaggaataaaagaaaaagagggagCAAAAGTGAGGAAGTGATTGACATAGTAGTAGAATCAATGAGAGATATGAAAGGTGCTTATCAAGAACACACAGCCGTTTTAGTTGATATGGTTTCTTGTTTTAAGCATGAGAAAGAAGGAGCTGAGCGCAGAATGAAGCTAATGGCACTGTTGAGAGATGTTCCTGGTTTGAGCGGTGATGATAGAATGAAGGCTGGCCTTAGCATTCTAAAGGACAATAGTCTGATCGACATGGTGTTCCAACTTCAACCGGGGAAACTTTTGCCATTTTTGAAGAAATTGCTTTAA